The DNA region TTTGGAAAGCCTCGTTGCCGCCGGGCGTGTCCACCATGCCGGGAGCGAAGACAAAGGCATACACCCCCGACTCCTCATCCAACTCCGCGGCCAGCGACAGCCCCAGGGAACGCAGGGCCGCCTTGGACGCAAAGTAGGGTGCGGCGTACGGCATTCCCTCCTGGGAGGTAATGGTCACGATGACGCCCTCCTTCCGCTCCAGCATCCCCGGCAGGAAGGTCCGGATGGCCACCACCGCCCCCCGCAGGTTCACGGCGTAGACCTGGTCCCAGGTCTCGATAGGAGTCTCCAGGACCGTGCCGGTGCGGTAGATGATGGCATTGTTCACCAGAATATCCACCCGGCCGAAGGCTGCCAACGCACTTTCCGCCATCGCTCGGATGCTCTCCTCGTCCCCGACGTCGGTCTGGACGAACAGGGCCGTGCCGCCTGCGGAGCGGATCAGCGCCTCGGTCTCAGCGCCCGTCTCAGCGATCTCGGCAATGATGACTTTGGCCCCCAGCCAGGCCAGCGCTCTCGCCAGCTCCTTGCCGATGCCCCGCCCTGCGCCGGTGACGACGGCCACCTTCCCGGCCAGGGCATTACAGGGCAAGCCCATCTTCTGGATCAACATGGTCACCTTCCTTGTTGTCCCGAGCCAGTGAGCGAATACAGGAACTCCTTCAGCACCCTGTTGAACGCTGTAGGTTCTTCCATGTTTGCGAAATGCCCAGCTTTTGGCAGCTCCACGAGCTGGGAGCCGGCTTCCCCCGCAACGCCGCCAGCCCCCTCCACACCTCCCCCTGTGGAGCTCGTCATTGAGGGAGACCCCTCAGGCACGCTCTTACGAGGGGCTTGGGATCGTTTCGGCAAATCATATCCGGGCGGTGAGCTTGCTTCGTCGAAAGGTCCGAGTTCCAAACCACAACAGCAGCGCGTCCACTCCCCACAACACCAGGCCCAGCAGTAACACAAATCCCACGTTCAGGTACATTACTCCCATCGCTTGCCCAATCACCAGCAGCAAGATGGGCAAGACCACGGCCCCTCCCAGTTGATATGCTTCCTGGAAGCCCTGTACCCGAACGGAGACCAGCACCATCGTGCCCAGCCCCAGTCCCGCCACGGCCGGCGCCACCCAAATGACCAGCACCAGCCACATCGTGGTGGGGAAGAAGATTCGCTCCATCACCGGCCAGGCGGCCAGGTTGGCTACCAGGCCGTAAAGCACGAATCCTCCCCATGCCACCCCTACGGCGGGCAGCCAGGCGGAGAGTACCTTGCCCAAAAAGAGCTCCCCGTCGGTGGTGGGGGTGTACAGCAGCGCCTCCAACGTCTTGCGCTCCTTCTCCCCGGCGAAGCTGTCGGCGGCGATGACGCTGGCCACCATCAACGGGATGATCAGG from Chloroflexota bacterium includes:
- a CDS encoding ABC transporter permease subunit, translating into MNERAIKAIVRKDLKVVARSRGVILPLVLVPTIMLIALPALAALAPAAADLPITPLAGLDSFIANMPPGLQAELAGLDEAQRWVVLALVYFLAPMYLIIPLMVASVIAADSFAGEKERKTLEALLYTPTTDGELFLGKVLSAWLPAVGVAWGGFVLYGLVANLAAWPVMERIFFPTTMWLVLVIWVAPAVAGLGLGTMVLVSVRVQGFQEAYQLGGAVVLPILLLVIGQAMGVMYLNVGFVLLLGLVLWGVDALLLWFGTRTFRRSKLTARI